The region ttattaggcagcctttaacctagataggaatcaatcatgccgatccgattgattgttgcggagtctggctCTTCCTGTCCAGggtgttgtctgcaaatgATGCGTCACTTGCTACTTGAAGACCTTCACCTGTGCCTAGCTCCAGAGCTAGGTTCATTGTCTTTCTTAGGTAGAGTAGTACGCGGTCCGCTGCCTCTTGATGTTCTATGCTTGGATTGACTAGGAACCGAGCGAGGCGCGATGTTGCGAAGGCGATGTCGGGTCTTGTGGTGACTGCTGCGAACAGCAGagatccaatcttgcgttggTACTTGCTGACTTCAGCTGGTGCTGCGAGTCCTTTTCGTGGTCGGAGTTCGATGCCTGACATTGGCGTATCATGCCTTACATTTTGGTGGTTGATGAGTTGACTGATTTTGTCGACGTATGCAgcttgagatagctgtatggtcttctgcttgcgattgcgcatgacctctacgccgagaaaccactgtaagtcgtctcctcccgtacaagcgtatttttcttggatccGGTTTATGGCCTTCATTgcctctgattcttgctttgaatggtacgcaacgatgatatcgtccacatagaagaagatgataactccgtccttgatcatgcagcatggctcctgtggtatttgttgaaaccctatcgaagcaagagttgcggtgaattctttctgccacagtgatggtgagatccggagcccgtagagtgccttttgcactttgagtagagtgccaggcttctgatatccttttggcatcctcatgtatatttctctgtcgattgcagcatgcacaaaagcattagtgacgtcgtattgcttcagctcaagatcgtatttggcggcgattgccatgagcattctgaatgagcgtcctgccaatgttgctgcatatgtgtcttgggaggttatgttgcgttgttgatCTCCCCTTACCACCAATCTTGCATACAGTCTAGAatctggtgccctgctcgtttgactggtgatgcttggacctcagtccatgacttcatttgttggtgactctgaaggtgtgtcttttctgcttccttgaacatttcgtatagtggatggtcttctagctttgagtatgctgttgggagtggcggtagctggttgcgatggggcttgattcccttggatagcagtctcttcacctgagccttatcgattggctttccttcgtgttgaccaatgtgtcctgattcggtgccggccatgaatgcggctgcccatggactggtcattgatgttgattggttggacatgttcgtcatatcctcgttgttcacctctccttgaactagcaaggccacaggtggaggagttggtggcggggttagatatgcctctaccaccttccttccttggtggtatctggttttctgagtgcgcgggctctcttcctgcgtcgtatcgtcctcgtagaacgtctcggtttctggttgttggctctgagtacctgggagttcgactgttctcacccaagttgcgatttcctctagggtgttgtgcatgagattgtccatcaggtcctcagtcttgccgttgaagattgtgtcttcgtcaaacactacgtcgcgagtgccgattacctttgccatggATGGGATCCATATGCGGTAAATGTTCGTTGACTGGTATCCCACTAGGTATCCAATCCAGGCCTTCGGATCTAGTCTCTGTAGCCTGGACTTTcctctgtgggtgtcgtctgtcattgcGAAAGCCTTACACCCATATGCTTTTAGGTGAGCTTGATTTGGTTTTCGAGGTCCGGTGACTATGCCGTTGATGGCAGCTGCGCGTGTAAAGAATATttcgtatggtgtcttccaattgtttgggtaatttggcgttcgattgtataggtataccgccgctctggtagtttctggccagagttcccatggaagGTTTGCATCCagtcgaattgcgcgtgccttttcttttataacaccccctgagcgctcggctcctccgttttgaGCTTGAGTATCTGGAGCGGAGGGCTCGAGTttgattgatagggacgtgcaccatttTTCGACCTCTTGTTTGACGGTAacgatctcgttgtcagtCTCGATGACTTTGACTGTGATGTTGAATTGTTTCTTCATGAACTGGACGAAGAGGCCTAGGAGGCGAATGATTGAGCGAGCCGGTCTGTTGTCCTTGAAGTAGAAGTCCCATGTGTATCGGGACCGTCGGCAAGTGACCAgcatttggctcttctccttggtgaaACTGCCGTCCTCATactcatggaagtcgatgGCTACCCTTTCACCTGGCCCTTCGTCGTTCAGTCTGGGCGTCCTGCGTATTTGTCGTTTCGATTTTGACCTGCCGCAGGCGTCACACTCCACGGTAGTGATGCccttgatcctcaccccctcagattgctgcACGAGGTGCTCGATCGCGGACGGCCCGGGATGTCCGAGTCGTTTGTGCCATAATATGGCAGTAGCCTTTTGTGGTGATCGTTTGGCtcgattcatacgcacatgaAAGGCTGAAGTTGATGTAGTAGGTGGCTCGATAACCCATTGCCCATAGTGTTCCGATAAGGTGGCAATGGTTGAACCATCCCATCGTCGTAGGCTTGTCGGGTCTTCTcgattgtcccaccatatACCTTGTCTTCGGAGCAGCCTGAATGATAcgaggctgcagaggaagtctgggCACCAGGCAACATTGCTCAGGTGTAGAATTTGTTTGCCCTGAGCCCTCTCTGCCGTCACCTTGACTGCTCCGTATCCTTGTATCCAAACCCTTGAGTTGCCAGCCCAAATGTAATCTCCCATCGCAGGCGGGCGTACCTCTTCGAGCCTTGAGAGGTtgttgcagatgtgcgtcgtcgagccagaatccaggatgaatgcatcctttaatgggtatccttgattgctcgcattgaatgccgctttcatcaTGCCCTCGTCCAGCCTCGAgatctcgcgtccatctagtcaATCAGTGACTGagtccggtgtttgtgatgtcttAATGTAGGGTGTAATTGATCGTGATGCCGTAGTTAGGCGTGGTCGCTTCGTTTCCAGGTTTGTTTCCTGTATTATTCTTTGTAAGTCTGCATCATGCTgaagtttgtactgtaccaGCTTTGTGATGTGTTTGTTCGGTTTGAACCAATCTGGGGTCTCCAAAGTTGGGTTGACATAGTAGCAGCTACTGATGTCATGGCGTTGTTCACAAGCAGGACATATGTCGCCAGCTTCTGCTGTATTCCTTTTCTGGAACTGCTTGGACTTGTTGCCAGGTGCATTCATTttgcgtttgtttgtttgcctTTGGTTTCCCTGGCTAGGGTTGGTAGATGGCGCTCTAATTTGCACACTTGAGGCGTCCCCCTGTGTGTTCGAGTCGGattcaccgctcgccgcgtagGCTGCTTCACCCGTCATAAAGGCACTTCTTGATTTGCCTCGTGTTGGGTGAGCTAGGCTCATGTGTTCgcggaagagtttcatcatctGCCTTCTTTCTATATTGTTCCGGTCGCTTCCCGCTCCAGTGAATGTTGCCATCCATGCTGGGGCAATCTTAGAGACTGCTTTTAGGAAGTCGTCCACAACCAGCTTGCTTTGTATCACGTCCCCTATCTTTAGGGCTTCGGCGCGAGTTGCAGCTTGGTCGTATTCGCTGAGCCATGATTCCCAATTTTGCGGGCTTCTCATAGGTCTCAAGGAATCGTGGTACCTCTCTCGTACCCTTCTGATCTCATCGTCGAGGTCTACTCCAACTGCTACCTGGAGGTTTGTGATCCAGGTGCGGAGAGTTCCATGTTCCTCAAAGCAGCTCACTTGAAGGTGTGGGCTAACTGTTGCATTCAGGTGTCTGATCATTGCCGCAATGTTTGTGCGTTCGTCTCGATAGTTTCGTTCGCGTATTTTGTATGATTCAAAAACCATCTTGAATTCCCTTGAGTCCCATCGTATGCCTCCTTCCCCTCCGCTGAGAGTTCTGAGTATCGAGCTGGTATGGCTGGAGTTTGAACAGCAGGGTTGACTATGTCAACTGTATCTTGTGTAGGCGCTCGGGCATTGGCTCTCGCGGTTCGTGTAGAGGAGGATGGAGCTGATGATGTATTTCTCAGAGCAGCGGCTGGTTCATAGTCGGATACGAGTGGAGGGAGAGGTTCGGTCGGCTTTGTACGAGGCTGAGTGTTGCCCGCTGGATCTACAATGTCCCAGATCTCTAGGGCTTCGCATTGCATCTTGATTTGGCGGTACCAGGGGATCCATTTGCTCGAGTCGGTGAGGATGACTGTTGCGTCCCTCTGGCTCTGGTTTGTCGCCATTATTGCGTGTTCGTTGCTCGTTATagaggcagtgagactcttaattgtcagattagatgagatattgcacaaaagtgatggatgttcatgattgattgtattgttctctgttctaaggtgcgcgctgagagttttgttctgctaagacgctaacccattattagctagcggtgtcggcactttcggctcgacacgcctgctatctgacaagagcgctctctaaggcacaacggtagtggtggtacgactcgtattgtattgactaaggagctattcacacgttcgtagatccgtgttgcgtgcagctgcgtccaagctccccgctaggacccacctgcacgtgtcaccaatcatgtgactactcctccgcttgataccaccaagtcacttacggactgtattctcaacagtTTATATCGTTAAACACTTTAACGTTATAAGGATTTTTGCTTAAACGCGTTAACGTTTTAAGGTTTGCCAAAACGATTTAAAAACGATTTGCCCATGTATGTAACGGAGAATGAGGTGTGAGCAGCAAAACTCTGACTAGCCGTGCCTGACTCTTTCCCATCATCAAGCTTTAGTGGTTCATTTGCCTTTTCAATCGTTGTGTCATCTTAGGCAAGGTATTTCTTAATTCTTTTTGCTTGTGCTGGGCTTTTTAAGGCTTCAGCCACCCTAGCTTCTGCATCCTTATTAGGTCGGAAGTTCTTCGGTCTTTTCAGATGATTCGGAACGAGATACTAGCAGTCCTTGTACTAGTGTTTGCCTCCGCAGATACATCTTGGTGTCCTCTGATAGCCTTTATTGGGGAACTGAGTGggcgaaatcgttgttgtattgagaACCGCGAAGTGCTAGCTATATGGTGCGGGGTGCTGCCTAGAGGAGGCTAGCCCttaagcagaaggagctagtcctataagaggagagctaactggtgagaagtgaatgcatggagactggcttgcccggccgacagCCTTCACTTGATGGTCGTTCCTCTTCCTAATTCGGACTCTGTTTTTCCGCGATACGTAGACTCGCGAATGTCCCGAGTGAGGCCGTAGAAAGACTAGTTCGTCGATGATACATCCTAAATTGTGCGACATAGTCCGCTAGCGATTGAATCTCATTTATCCTTCCGGTGGTCTCTTTTAAGATTAGGTCTTAGTGCGCTGATCCAGCCCACTCTGGTGCGATTGTTCGGACAATTGTTAGAAAGTCATCTTAGGCTCGATAGCCTGTCGTCTCAGGAAGGTCTGCCTCCCTGCATTGGTTTGTAATTTGAATCCAATCGTCAAGCCATTGTTCGAGGTTGCGGCCTCGAGGCTTCTCTTGCAGAGCGCGGTACTTAGTTACTAGCTCTCTGCTGCGTACAGCTGCTGTCGGTGCAAGCTGCTGTCGGTGCAAGCTGCTGTCGGTGCAAGCTGCTGCTTAAGCGCGATCAGTCGATCGTAAATCTCATCCTTTCCGTTAATTAGGTAGAGATGGCGGGTCGCGATCGTACGGCTGATTTCCATGAGAAGTTCGCCTTCTCTACGCTTCGCGTTCATGTATTCTGCTCTTTCAAATCTCCAGTCGTGAAGGAGATCACTGTACATCGCCCAGTGTGTCCATcaaccaagtaaaccaaAAATCGCCCTCTTACTTGACTTGACTGACAAGAGTCCTTTACCTTGCTTGGTTGGTTGACGAGAAGCCCTTACTTTGCTTGGTTGGTTGACATTACTCGATAGAATTTCCCGATTTGATATCTATACTAATCTACAGGAGCATACTAGTTCGAAGAAGGTGCTTTTGACACTCAATTGCCGCTACAGTCCCCGAATCGAGCCGATTTCGTTCATCCGTGATGACCTTCTTCGTCTGAGAGAATATCCTCTCACACTCAGCACTCATTgccacagtccgcaacaatcaattaagtgggtcctagaaggttcagattggattgattgattaccgctttaagcctagtagttacctataggagtttaagccctacctagataggtaagtgggtctaggagagtgaccggattgaattgattgttgcggagtctactcATTGCAGGACAACTAAACAGATCAAACGCCATCTTAGAGAGCACAGGATAGTCAGGTGCATGGCGAACCCACCACTCTAGAGGGTCTTCAACATCTCCATCAGCCTTATTAGTCCTAGATATAAATTGATCAAGGTCAGAGGTGACTCTTGCGCGCTTCTTTCCTCGCGTAGACGCCGTACTAGCGGCGACCCGCTGGCGACGCTTACGAGCTTGCTGGAGAAGATCAAGCGTCGTATCGCTATCAGTACTAACCTCATTATCCTCCTCTTGTGTTGCTTCTGCTATCTCTGCTTCCGCAGCTGCTTCCTCGTATTGTACATACTCATCATGCACCACCCGCTTCGCCTCAGTGATCCATTTCTTCTCATGCTGCCATTCGATATCGAAATAGGTAAATTTATTCGCAGGATGGAGGGCGACAGCGCATCGGTAGGCTGGCGTAGCGTCCGTAAGGCCGTAGTATTCTTCAAGCTTGAGGCGGGCAGTATCAATAGCACAGGAATAGTATTCCGAAACCTGCTCGGGGTGATCGTCTGCGAACTTTCCGGCCTCTTGGAGCTTCTTAAAGAGAACGTCAAGTGACTCGAGTGTCTCATAGAGTGAGCCATGTGATCCTTCAAGGCCAGCTTTATTGGCCCGGCCTTCCATGCGTTTGGTCAGATCTTTAAACGGCTTTAAGATGTTAAAGAAGTGCTCCAAATCAGTCCAATCGCGCTGAGTAATAGCGTCCTGTGAGATATCGTATCCTTCACCACTATAATTATAGTGGAGAAAGAACAAATCAATTGCGTTACGGAGCTTAAGAGCTCTCTCGATCATGGTGTCATGGTTTGGAACCTTGGTGTTCTGAGCACGGACCACGCCGGCGCCTCGGGTGCCGAGGCCCCGCTGCCCCACACATGTATTTAATTCTACCGAAGTTTCTTAGAAACTCGGTACTGCAAaaactttgtaattcaacacagttttaAATATCTGATCCTGTGAGACCCTAACACGTTTTTGCAGTCCATTAAACGCCTCTGACAGCAACCTGGCGTCCTTGGCCAGTTGCTCCTAACCTGACAGCGCCTTAACTGCGCTCTGACAGCGCTCTAACAGCGCTCTAATAGCAACCCAGCGCGTGCGGCTAGTTGCAGATCCCCACAGTTCCCGCGACACGGTAGACCAACGCCATGTCCACCCAGTTCCCAGACGGCAATGCCGCCGACGCGCCCCATGTGGGAGACGCCTCGGGCAGCGACGCCAACCCTACCGCCGGTGCAACGATCAGCCCCGGTAAGAGCGCGAGGTCTTTCGCTAGACCTACCGTGGCTTCCACCGCCCGCAGCAGCGCCTTGCCACGCGCTACCGGGTCCGCCAACTTACGCCAAATCAGCAACCCAGCTGTACCTGGCGCCTTCGGAAACGAGCAGCTAGAGCAGCAGGGCTATGACGCCGACTCAGATAACGACGAGGCCGACATTACCCAAATCCACCATCTAGTACCATCGCGCCCGTTATCACCTGTCGTAGACGCTCAAGACTCTAGCGACTCCTTTCAACCGTCCCCGCCTAACGTCACTACAACCCGCGGCCGCGCAGGCTTTCAGTACCCCGCTCTCCGACAGCGGTCGGACGCCCAGCGCACTGATAACCCCTTTACGTACCAAACAGAAGACGGCAACCATACTAGCTACGCCCTCTCTCCGCCT is a window of Pyrenophora tritici-repentis strain M4 chromosome 2, whole genome shotgun sequence DNA encoding:
- a CDS encoding RVT-2 domain containing protein yields the protein MKAAFNASNQGYPLKDAFILDSGSTTHICNNLSRLEEVRPPAMGDYIWAGNSRVWIQGYGAVKVTAERAQGKQILHLSNVAWCPDFLCSLVSFRLLRRQGIWWDNREDPTSLRRWDGSTIATLSEHYGQWVIEPPTTSTSAFHVRMNRAKRSPQKATAILWHKRLGHPGPSAIEHLVQQSEGVRIKGITTVECDACGRSKSKRQIRRTPRLNDEGPGERVAIDFHEYEDGSFTKEKSQMLVTCRRSRYTWDFYFKDNRPARSIIRLLGLFVQFMKKQFNITVKVIETDNEIVTVKQEVEKWCTSLSIKLEPSAPDTQAQNGGAERSGGVIKEKARAIRLDANLPWELWPETTRAAVYLYNRTPNYPNNWKTPYEIFFTRAAAINGIVTGPRKPNQAHLKAYGCKAFAMTDDTHRGKSRLQRLDPKAWIGYLVGYQSTNIYRIWIPSMAKVIGTRDVVFDEDTIFNGKTEDLMDNLMHNTLEEIATWVRTVELPGTQSQQPETETFYEDDTTQEESPRTQKTRYHQGRKVVEAYLTPPPTPPPVALLVQGEVNNEDMTNMSNQSTSMTSPWAAAFMAGTESGHIGQHEGKPIDKAQVKRLLSKGIKPHRNQLPPLPTAYSKLEDHPLYEMFKEAEKTHLQSHQQMKSWTEVQASPVKRAGHQILDYTYAATLAGRSFRMLMAIAAKYDLELKQYDVTNAFVHAAIDREIYMRMPKGYQKPGTLLKVQKALYGLRISPSLWQKEFTATLASIGFQQIPQEPCCMIKDGVIIFFYVDDIIVAYHSKQESEAMKAINRIQEKYACTGGDDLQWFLGVEVMRNRKQKTIQLSQAAYVDKISQLINHQNVRHDTPMSGIELRPRKGLAAPAEVSKYQRKIGSLLFAAVTTRPDIAFATSRLARFLVNPSIEHQEAADRVLLYLRKTMNLALELGTGINHVDRLIVAESGKSSQGYAIKLFGGLISWRASKQDTVTTSTTEAELLALSQVAKEAIFTSRLLRELRVTLSDPTITIKCDNQQTIRLVTDRLRNNQFNPVTLLDPLTYLEDVAKLQTKLRHVDIHNHWLRQEVTRKVIKVEYVPSDNMIADGFTKPLPANKWARFLDQLGLVEREEAPLREIELKEVQEQLEGLIM